One region of Quercus lobata isolate SW786 chromosome 2, ValleyOak3.0 Primary Assembly, whole genome shotgun sequence genomic DNA includes:
- the LOC115977250 gene encoding probable LRR receptor-like serine/threonine-protein kinase At2g24230 yields the protein MGFGLFGSILILTLFFELLASQQPNSDGLFVSEFLKEMGLASSHNFSSPVCSWQGVFCDGEKEPVTGLDFTGLGLTGYIPDTTIGKLTKLRSLDLSNNKIIGLPSDLWSLGSLKSLNLSSNQISGSLPNNIGNFGFLESLDLSRNNFSGEIPATIGSLVSLQVLKLNGNRFEQSIPAGILNCRSLVTIDLSLNQLNGDLPAGFGAALSKLKTLNLAGNVIYGKDSDFSEMKSITSLNISENVFQGSVMGVFQEQLEVMDLSRNQFQGHISQVQFNSSYTWSHLVYLDLSENQLSGEIFRNLSQAQNLKHLNLAYNRFTRQDFPSIEMPLGLEYLNLSRTSLTGHIPYAISLLRNLNTLDLSRNHLTGEIPVPSVKNLQIIDVSHNNLSGEVPLSLLEKLPWMGEFNFSYNNLSLCTNFPPETLETSFIGSSSSCPIAANPVLFKRKPAKHKGTTLALALSLSMICLLTGLLFIAFGCRKKTRMWAVKQTSYKEEQNISGPFSFKTDSTTWVADVKQANSVPVVIFEKPLLNITFADLLSATSNFDRGTLLAEGKFGPVYRGFLPGGIHVAVKVLVHGSTLTDQEAARELEYLGRIKHANLVPLTGYCLAGDQRIAIYDYMENGNLQNLLHDLPLGVQTVEDWSTDTWEEEDNDGIQNVGSEGLLTTWRFRHKIALGTARALAFLHHGCSPPIIHRDVKASSVYLDYNLEPRLSDFGLAKIFGNGLDEEIAPGSPGYVPPEFTQLDYDSPTPKSDVYCFGVVLLELITGKKPIGDDYPEAKETNLVCWVRGLVRNSQGLSAIDPKIRDTGLDDQMEEALKIGYLCTADLPSKRPSMQQIVGLLKDIEPTSHQ from the coding sequence TTCTCCTGTTTGTTCATGGCAAGGGGTTTTCTGTGATGGTGAAAAAGAACCTGTTACTGGGTTAGATTTCACTGGTTTAGGCCTCACGGGTTATATTCCTGATACAACCATTGGCAAGCTCACAAAGCTTCGATCTTTGGATCTTAGTAACAACAAAATCATTGGCTTGCCTTCAGATTTGTGGAGTTTAGGCTCACTCAAGAGCCTTAATCTTTCCTCCAATCAGATTTCTGGGTCCCTCCCTAACAACATTGGCAATTTTGGTTTCCTAGAAAGCTTGGACCTTTCAAGGAATAATTTCTCTGGGGAAATTCCAGCAACCATAGGCTCCCTAGTCAGCCTGCAAGTCCTTAAACTTAATGGAAACAGATTTGAGCAAAGCATCCCAGCAGGAATTCTGAATTGCCGTTCTCTGGTCACCATTGATCTTTCACTGAATCAGCTAAATGGGGATCTTCCAGCTGGTTTTGGTGCTGCATTGTCCAAGCTCAAAACTTTGAACCTTGCAGGAAATGTGATTTATGGCAAGGATTCAGATTTCTCAGAAATGAAATCCATCACTAGCCTAAACATTTCTGAGAATGTGTTTCAGGGTTCTGTAATGGGTGTGTTTCAGGAACAGCTGGAGGTCATGGACCTGAGCAGGAACCAGTTTCAAGGTCACATATCTCAGGTACAATTCAATTCTAGTTACACTTGGTCTCATTTGGTTTATCTAGACTTGTCTGAGAATCAGCTTAGTGGAGAAATATTCCGCAATCTTAGTCAAGCCCAGAATCTCAAACACCTTAATCTTGCATACAATAGATTTACTAGACAAGACTTTCCGAGTATTGAAATGCCCTTGGGTTTAGAATATCTTAATCTGTCAAGGACTAGTCTCACTGGTCATATTCCTTATGCAATCTCACTATTGCGTAATTTGAATACACTTGATCTTTCCCGGAACCATCTTACCGGGGAAATTCCGGTACCAAGTGTCAAAAACCTCCAGATTATTGATGTTTCTCACAACAATTTGAGTGGAGAAGTTCCTTTGTCTCTCTTAGAGAAACTCCCATGGATGGGGGAGTTCAACTTCTCCTACAATAACCTAAGCCTTTGTACAAATTTCCCCCCGGAAACTCTAGAAACATCATTCATTGGTTCCTCAAGCAGCTGTCCGATTGCTGCAAACCCCGTCCTCTTCAAAAGAAAACCTGCCAAACATAAGGGAACAACGCTTGCTCTAGCTCTAAGCCTCTCAATGATCTGCTTGCTTACTGGGTTGCTATTTATAGCATTTGGTTGCAGAAAGAAAACTAGAATGTGGGCTGTAAAGCAGACCTCATACAAAGAAGAACAAAATATTTCAGGCCCCTTTTCATTTAAGACTGATTCGACCACATGGGTGGCTGATGTTAAGCAAGCAAATTCAGTGCCAGTAGTGATTTTTGAGAAACCATTGTTGAATATCACATTTGCAGACCTCTTGTCTGCAACTTCAAATTTTGACCGTGGTACCCTTTTGGCTGAAGGCAAATTTGGGCCTGTTTATAGAGGGTTTCTACCTGGTGGAATTCATGTTGCAGTGAAAGTTTTGGTTCATGGGTCGACATTGACAGATCAAGAAGCTGCAAGAGAACTCGAGTATCTTGGTCGAATCAAACATGCCAATCTTGTTCCATTGACAGGATATTGCTTAGCTGGGGACCAAAGAATTGCTATCTATGACTACATGGAGAATGGGAACTTGCAGAATTTGCTTCATGACTTGCCACTTGGAGTTCAAACTGTAGAGGATTGGAGCACAGATACATGGGAGGAAGAGGATAATGATGGTATTCAAAATGTTGGCTCTGAAGGGTTGTTAACAACTTGGAGGTTTCGTCACAAAATTGCACTTGGTACAGCCCGAGCACTGGCATTTCTCCACCATGGTTGCTCACCTCCAATTATTCATAGAGATGTCAAAGCTAGTAGTGTTTATCTGGATTATAACTTGGAGCCAAGATTATCTGATTTTGGTCTGGCTAAGATTTTTGGCAATGGGTTAGATGAGGAGATTGCTCCTGGATCACCAGGGTATGTGCCACCAGAGTTCACTCAGCTGGATTATGACTCCCCTACGCCAAAATCTGATGTATATTGCTTTGGGGTGGTTCTGCTTGAGCTGATTACAGGCAAAAAGCCAATTGGAGATGACTATCCCGAGGCGAAAGAAACGAACTTGGTGTGTTGGGTTAGAGGATTAGTAAGGAATAGCCAAGGGTTAAGTGCCATTGATCCAAAAATACGTGATACAGGACTAGATGACCAGATGGAGGAGGCCCTCAAGATTGGATATCTGTGCACAGCTGACCTTCCCTCAAAGCGACCAAGCATGCAGCAAATAGTTGGACTTCTTAAAGATATTGAACCAACATCTCATCAGTGA